TTCGGGGGCGTAACCAGCTTCCACCAGCGTCTCGAAGCCGGCCTTGACCATCGCGCTGAGGCCGCCGCAAAGTACGGCTTGCTCACCAAACAGGTCGGTCTCGGTTTCCTCGCGGAAGGAGGTCTCGATCACGCCGGCACGGCTGCCGCCGATACCCTTGGCCCAGGCCAGAGCGATGTCCTTGGCGCCCGCGCTGGAGCCTTCGAGCACGGCGATAAGCGTCGGGACGCCCTTGCCTTCCTTGTACTGGCTGCGCACGGTGTGGCCGGGGCCCTTGGGGGCGACCATGATGACGTCGACGCCCTTGGGGGCTTCGATCAGGCCGTAGTGGATGGCGAGGCCGTGGACGAAGAGAAGGGTCTTGCCCTTGGAGAGGTTCGGAGCGATTTCCGACTCGTAGAGGGCCTTCTGCTTCATGTCCGGCACAGCGATCATGATCACGTCGGCCTTCTGCACCGCTTCGGCGGTGTTGTAGACTTCGAAACCGAGGTCCTTGGCCACCGGGATCGACTTGGAGCCTTCATAGAGGCCGATGATCACGTTCAGGCCGCTGTCCTTCAGGTTCAGCGCGTGAGCGTGGCCCTGGGAGCCGAAGCCGATAACGGCCAACGTTTTACTTTGAATGGGCGCGAGGGAAGCCTCGGCATCGGAATACACTTTGGCAGGCATGATTACAAAGATATGCAGTAGGTTGGTGTCTTAAGGGAGGGAGCGGCCGGCTGCTTACTGCAGCTCCAGCTGGCGATTGCGGCCAAGGGCGGCCATACCGGTGCGAGCCATCGACCTGACGCCGAAGGGCTCGATCATGTGCAGGAAGGCTTCGATCTTTTCCTGATTCCCCGTCATCTCCACGATGACGCTGCGGTGGCTGACGTCGACGATCTTGGCGCGGAAAATGTCGCAGATCTGGACGATCTCGGCACGCTTGTCGCCAGCTTCGGCGACTACCTTGACCAGCACCAGTTCACGCGCCACAAAGGCGCCTTGAGCGAGGTCCTGGACCTCAATCACGTCAATGAGTTTGTTGAGCTGCTTGATGGCCTGGTCCAGCTGCTGCGTGTCGCCCATGACCGTCGCGGTAATACGCGAATACTTCGGGTCGTGAGTCGGTGCAACGTTGAGCGTGTCGATATTGAATCCACGCCCACTGAACATACCGGCCACCCGCGCAAGCACGCCAAACTTGTTTTCGACGAGAACGGAGAGGGTGTGACGCATGGTGATAGGTCTACGGGGGTTGCGAAAAGCGACAAAGCTCGCCACCACACGCCAAGCTGGCAAGCAAAAACCTCCCCCCGACACCCCAAGCCCCAGCATTTGCCCCGAATATGCCTCCTGGCACCTCTCCGGCATGGACGAAGCTGCCCATCTCTGCATGTCCCCCGCCCAAGCCGCCCTACTTGTCAGCCTGTGGAGCCTGCACACTCTGCTCGCAGCCGCAACGACTACTCTGCTGACGCTGAAGTTTGCCCCGCAGCCTCATTTTGTGTACTGGGTGGCCGCCATCTGGTTCATCCCTTACCTGGGTACCGCCTTCGCCCTCCTCAAGCTGCTGCTCCAGCCCCGCCTTTCCCAGGCAGAAGCAGACCAACAGTGCCCTGCATCTGCCCCACCCTTCCCCACGTCACACAGCTTGACTTTCCCCGGTCGACGTCGAGGATAGCAGGTTGCTGGGGAAGTAGCTTAATGGATAGAGCAACGCTCTTCTAAAGCGTAGGTTGCGGGTTCGACCCCCGCCTTCCCTGCCAGATCATCAACGACTTACGAGATTCCTACCAATTTCCTCTCAAAACGGACTCGCGTTTCGGTGGCGCGAGGGAAATATAGGAAAGCGTTGAAAAACAAGCACCAGAGTCCCTTGAAGGGCTGGGAATATCCGGCAGGCAGTTCGATCACGATCCGCGAGATGATCAACCGCTATGATGGCCGGGATTTCGGGGTTTCCTATCGTGTGTCGATCCCGGCCAGGTTTGCGGGCCGCCGTATCGTCAAACAGTTTTCCGACACAGACGCGGCCGAAGCTTGGGCGAAGGATCAATACCAGCGATTCATCCAACACGGGCAGGCTCATTTTGAGCTGACCACCACTGAATATAACCAGGCGATCCAGGCACTGAAGCTTCTGAAAGACACAGGCCTTGATCTGGTGAAAGCCGCCCAGTATGCACGGGAACACTATAAACCCGCCGAGGATGCAGTCAGCATCACAGTCGCAGTGGATAAGATGCTGGCGCAGAAGGAAGCGGAAAACCTGCGCCCCCGCTCCATCCGTGACCTGAAAGGGCGCCTACGGCCCTTTACGGAAGCCTTTGGGCAGAAGTCCGTCCATGAGATCACCGCAAAACAGATTCAGCGCTGGCTGGATGAACTCAAAGGGCTGTCAGCCGAGAGTGTGGACGGCTTCTCTGCCCGTTCCATTAAAAACTACATTGTCACGCTGAAGACGTTCTTCAACTACTGCATCAGCAAAGGCTATCGCGCCAAGGACGATAATCCGGCGGACAGCCTGACCGTCCCGAAGATCGACTGGGAG
The window above is part of the Verrucomicrobiota bacterium JB022 genome. Proteins encoded here:
- the ilvC gene encoding ketol-acid reductoisomerase; amino-acid sequence: MPAKVYSDAEASLAPIQSKTLAVIGFGSQGHAHALNLKDSGLNVIIGLYEGSKSIPVAKDLGFEVYNTAEAVQKADVIMIAVPDMKQKALYESEIAPNLSKGKTLLFVHGLAIHYGLIEAPKGVDVIMVAPKGPGHTVRSQYKEGKGVPTLIAVLEGSSAGAKDIALAWAKGIGGSRAGVIETSFREETETDLFGEQAVLCGGLSAMVKAGFETLVEAGYAPEMAYFECCHEMKLIVDMVVESGLSGMRFSISDTAEWGDYVSGPRVIGPEVKKRMKDVLKDIQDGTFTKNWVAEHESGYKKLNQIREDEAKHPIEEVGVSLRSMMPWVKKANLKGAQAAY
- the ilvN gene encoding acetolactate synthase small subunit; its protein translation is MRHTLSVLVENKFGVLARVAGMFSGRGFNIDTLNVAPTHDPKYSRITATVMGDTQQLDQAIKQLNKLIDVIEVQDLAQGAFVARELVLVKVVAEAGDKRAEIVQICDIFRAKIVDVSHRSVIVEMTGNQEKIEAFLHMIEPFGVRSMARTGMAALGRNRQLELQ
- a CDS encoding tyrosine-type recombinase/integrase, encoding MKNKHQSPLKGWEYPAGSSITIREMINRYDGRDFGVSYRVSIPARFAGRRIVKQFSDTDAAEAWAKDQYQRFIQHGQAHFELTTTEYNQAIQALKLLKDTGLDLVKAAQYAREHYKPAEDAVSITVAVDKMLAQKEAENLRPRSIRDLKGRLRPFTEAFGQKSVHEITAKQIQRWLDELKGLSAESVDGFSARSIKNYIVTLKTFFNYCISKGYRAKDDNPADSLTVPKIDWEVPSILSLAEAHSLITTAQTFENGCLLPLVALGMFAGIRTNELFQLTWDNIDLEEGIVTIGATIAKKRRLRVIELMPNACAWLRLCEAREGRLAPNHVEEKMAELVRQAGFENWRKEKSNAMRHSFGTYHFALYQNSALTSAALGHKANDQVLFDSYRSLARRKDGEAYFSIYPKGVKPQPLPTH